The following are from one region of the bacterium genome:
- a CDS encoding HEAT repeat domain-containing protein, translating to MDFLRRYLPPMILLVLAACSDGPYDEASQLYQRSRQSQPSVTAEFADPLGRAITLLEGFLSRNPDDPRATLLLWRCYSRTGNPRAPAMRASMLAMPEAMCEVLPDEIRAEADDYMRAQMVGLLGELNAIIDTEFLVELIEHDPAAGVQQASIRVLAQLADSEALLPLLKKLRDGDDAVRAAVARAMAAFPREEVAEALLSRLSDNRELPEVRGNAGVSLAEIGGVNRGLWHQLMPRIEQMLADQSKSLSARLLAGMVLARRGNARGHDLALQHADIEDTFTRGLAIVTLGLTGDERALPFIIEASRDSNWKLRLQAAEALGQLKDPKGLPALYKAKDDANELVREAARAAIETIKGTANATPARRTR from the coding sequence ATGGATTTTCTGCGGCGCTATCTCCCTCCGATGATCCTGCTCGTACTGGCGGCTTGCTCGGATGGCCCATACGACGAAGCCAGTCAACTCTATCAGCGCTCACGCCAATCTCAGCCTTCCGTTACCGCGGAATTTGCCGACCCGCTCGGCCGCGCCATCACGCTGCTAGAGGGGTTCCTCTCGCGCAACCCGGATGACCCGCGCGCCACTTTGCTGCTGTGGCGCTGCTATTCCCGCACCGGCAACCCGCGCGCGCCCGCGATGCGCGCCAGCATGCTGGCCATGCCGGAGGCGATGTGCGAAGTTCTGCCCGACGAAATTCGCGCCGAGGCCGATGACTACATGCGCGCGCAAATGGTCGGATTGCTCGGCGAGCTCAATGCCATCATCGATACGGAATTTCTGGTGGAATTGATCGAGCATGATCCCGCCGCCGGCGTGCAGCAGGCCAGCATCCGAGTGCTGGCGCAACTGGCCGACAGTGAAGCGCTGCTGCCGCTGCTCAAAAAGCTGCGAGACGGCGATGACGCCGTGCGCGCGGCAGTGGCGCGCGCCATGGCGGCCTTCCCGCGTGAAGAAGTGGCTGAGGCATTGCTGAGCCGTCTGTCCGACAATCGTGAACTCCCGGAAGTGCGCGGCAACGCCGGCGTATCGCTCGCGGAAATCGGCGGCGTGAACCGCGGCCTGTGGCATCAACTCATGCCGCGGATTGAGCAAATGCTCGCGGATCAATCCAAATCGCTGTCCGCCCGCCTGCTCGCCGGAATGGTATTGGCACGGCGCGGCAACGCCCGCGGCCACGATCTCGCCCTGCAGCATGCCGATATCGAAGACACTTTCACCCGCGGCTTGGCGATCGTGACACTGGGATTGACCGGTGATGAACGCGCCCTGCCTTTTATCATCGAAGCCAGCCGTGACAGCAACTGGAAGCTGCGCCTGCAAGCTGCGGAAGCCCTGGGTCAACTCAAAGACCCCAAAGGCCTGCCGGCACTTTATAAAGCCAAAGATGATGCCAATGAACTCGTGCGCGAAGCAGCGCGCGCTGCCATCGAAACGATCAAGGGAACGGCCAACGCAACACCGGCGCGCAGAACGCGCTAA
- a CDS encoding DUF2752 domain-containing protein: protein MRHCNSLRRFPGEACVWLGGLLALACLDPNDNGASLCLFHLLGIDACPGCGLGHSISFFLRGEWSSALAAHPLGPAAVLILLGRVLRLLYDFFRVPRFSHNS from the coding sequence ATGCGCCATTGCAACTCGTTACGGCGTTTCCCCGGTGAAGCCTGCGTCTGGCTGGGGGGATTGCTTGCCCTCGCCTGCCTTGATCCCAATGACAACGGCGCGAGCCTGTGCCTTTTTCATCTTTTGGGAATCGACGCCTGCCCGGGATGCGGCTTGGGGCATTCGATTTCTTTCTTCCTGCGCGGCGAGTGGAGCAGCGCGTTGGCGGCTCATCCGCTCGGGCCGGCGGCAGTGCTCATTCTGCTTGGCCGGGTGCTGCGCTTGCTGTACGACTTTTTTCGGGTACCGCGATTCAGCCACAACTCATAA
- a CDS encoding NAD(P)(+) transhydrogenase (Re/Si-specific) subunit beta translates to MNVIVKLSYLVASVLFILGLKLLSSPKTARRGNLYGALGMLIAIVVTLTDQKIIDFTYILAGLLIGAAIGLWLALRVQMTAMPQMVGVLNGFGGGASTLVAYAEYLRMGEAVGAASYDVLVTTVLGLLIGAVTFVGSMVAAAKLQGLMRSAPILYPMQKQINAAMLLAVVVLGALFVQDPSRNYTLIAIIAISVVLGVTSVIPIGGADMPVVISLMNSYSGLAGAMTGFILSNDVLIISGTLVGTSGIILTDIMCKAMNRSLGNVLFAGVGADYQATATQTEKRTVVRYTAEDAAMIFDSAQSVIIVPGYGLAVAQAQHVLHEMAKILMERGVTVRYAIHPVAGRMPGHMNVLLAEANVPYDLLLEMEQINDDFQNTDVALVIGANDVINPAARTKKDSPLYGMPILNVDQARTVMIVKRSLGSGFAGEDNELFYDQKTMMLFGDAKQMVTELLRVLKV, encoded by the coding sequence ATGAATGTGATCGTCAAGCTCAGCTATTTGGTGGCCTCGGTTCTGTTCATTTTGGGATTGAAACTGCTCAGCTCGCCGAAGACCGCGCGCCGCGGCAACCTGTACGGCGCGCTCGGCATGTTGATCGCCATCGTGGTGACGTTGACGGATCAAAAGATCATCGACTTCACCTATATTCTCGCCGGGTTGCTGATTGGCGCGGCCATCGGCCTCTGGCTCGCGCTGCGCGTGCAAATGACCGCCATGCCGCAGATGGTGGGCGTGCTGAACGGCTTCGGCGGCGGCGCTTCGACCCTGGTGGCCTATGCTGAATATTTGCGCATGGGTGAAGCTGTGGGCGCCGCCAGCTACGACGTACTGGTGACCACCGTGCTCGGCCTGCTGATCGGCGCGGTGACTTTCGTGGGCAGCATGGTCGCGGCCGCCAAGCTGCAGGGCCTCATGCGCAGCGCGCCGATTCTGTATCCGATGCAGAAACAGATCAACGCCGCCATGCTGCTGGCGGTGGTAGTGCTGGGCGCGCTGTTCGTGCAGGATCCGTCGCGCAATTACACCCTGATTGCCATCATCGCCATTTCTGTCGTGCTGGGCGTCACCAGCGTTATTCCGATCGGCGGTGCCGACATGCCGGTGGTGATCTCGTTGATGAATTCCTACTCCGGTCTCGCCGGCGCGATGACCGGCTTCATTCTTTCCAACGACGTGCTGATCATCAGCGGCACGCTGGTGGGCACCTCCGGCATCATTTTGACCGACATCATGTGCAAGGCGATGAACCGCTCGCTGGGCAACGTGCTGTTTGCCGGCGTCGGCGCGGATTATCAAGCCACGGCCACCCAGACGGAAAAGCGCACCGTGGTGCGCTATACCGCGGAGGATGCCGCCATGATTTTCGACAGCGCGCAATCGGTCATCATCGTGCCGGGCTATGGCCTGGCGGTGGCGCAGGCGCAGCATGTCCTGCATGAGATGGCGAAGATCTTAATGGAACGCGGGGTCACGGTGCGCTATGCCATCCACCCGGTGGCCGGCCGCATGCCGGGCCACATGAACGTGCTGCTGGCGGAAGCCAACGTGCCCTATGATCTGCTGCTGGAAATGGAACAGATCAACGATGATTTTCAGAACACCGATGTCGCCCTGGTGATCGGCGCCAACGATGTCATCAACCCGGCGGCGCGCACCAAGAAAGACAGCCCGCTCTACGGCATGCCGATCCTCAACGTCGATCAGGCCCGCACGGTGATGATCGTCAAGCGCAGCCTGGGATCCGGCTTTGCCGGCGAAGACAACGAGTTGTTCTACGATCAGAAGACCATGATGCTGTTCGGCGACGCCAAACAAATGGTGACCGAACTGTTGAGGGTGCTGAAGGTATGA
- a CDS encoding phosphoenolpyruvate carboxykinase, with amino-acid sequence MSATDPYRSVHGLEMHGIHHANHEYWNLTTAALYEEAILRREGVVAHLGPFVARTGHHTGRSPNDKYIVKEPSSEKNIWWGKVNRSFDPERFEGLYRRMCSYLQGKDLFIQDCFGGADPHYRLPIRIITETAWHSLFARNLFVRAQVEELATHQPEFTVINAPRFHAIPEVDGTNSEVFIIVNFAQRVVVIGGTSYAGEIKKSIFTILNYILPLKEVLSMHCSANIGRNGDTALFFGLSGTGKTTLSADPNRRLIGDDEHGWSHAGVFNFEGGCYAKVIRLSEEAEPEIYETTRRFGTILENVTFEPHTRRLDLNDASLTENTRGAYPIGYIPNHEPSGMGGHPRNIIMLTADAFGVMPPIAKLTSEQAMYHFLSGYTAKVAGTEKGLGKEPQATFSTCFGAPFMALHPTVYAKMLGEKIAKHQVNCWLVNTGWTGGPFGTGTRMKIAYTRAMVSAALDGRLAPVPTEPDPIFGLQIPASCPEVPTEVLQPRNTWADGNAYDDKARHLAGLFHKNFEQFAAEVTPQIAAAGPLAGR; translated from the coding sequence ATGTCTGCCACCGATCCCTACCGCAGCGTGCATGGCCTGGAAATGCACGGCATTCATCATGCCAATCATGAGTATTGGAATTTGACGACCGCGGCATTGTATGAAGAGGCAATTTTGCGGCGCGAGGGGGTGGTTGCCCATCTCGGGCCATTTGTCGCGCGCACCGGCCATCACACCGGCCGCTCGCCGAATGACAAGTACATCGTGAAGGAACCCTCGAGCGAGAAGAACATCTGGTGGGGCAAAGTAAATCGCTCTTTCGATCCCGAACGGTTCGAGGGCCTCTACCGGCGCATGTGCTCCTACTTGCAGGGCAAGGATCTTTTCATTCAGGACTGCTTCGGTGGCGCCGATCCCCATTATCGCCTGCCCATTCGCATCATCACTGAAACCGCCTGGCACAGCCTGTTTGCCCGCAATTTGTTCGTGCGCGCGCAAGTGGAGGAGCTGGCAACCCACCAGCCGGAATTCACCGTCATCAATGCCCCGCGCTTTCACGCCATTCCAGAAGTGGACGGTACCAATTCCGAAGTGTTCATCATCGTGAATTTTGCCCAACGGGTGGTGGTGATCGGCGGCACCAGCTATGCCGGCGAAATCAAGAAATCGATTTTTACCATTCTCAACTACATCTTGCCGTTGAAGGAAGTGCTTTCCATGCACTGCTCGGCCAACATCGGCCGCAACGGCGACACGGCACTGTTTTTCGGGCTCTCCGGCACCGGCAAAACCACGCTGTCGGCAGATCCGAACCGCCGGCTGATCGGCGATGATGAGCACGGCTGGAGCCACGCCGGCGTCTTCAATTTCGAAGGAGGCTGCTACGCCAAGGTCATCCGCCTGTCGGAAGAGGCCGAGCCGGAAATTTATGAAACCACGCGGCGTTTCGGCACGATTCTCGAAAACGTCACCTTCGAGCCGCACACCCGCCGCCTCGATTTGAACGACGCCTCGTTGACCGAAAACACGCGCGGCGCTTATCCCATCGGCTACATTCCCAATCATGAACCCAGCGGCATGGGCGGCCATCCCCGCAACATCATCATGCTGACCGCCGATGCCTTCGGCGTCATGCCGCCCATCGCGAAGTTGACGTCGGAACAGGCCATGTATCATTTTCTTTCCGGCTACACCGCCAAAGTGGCGGGCACCGAGAAAGGCCTTGGCAAGGAACCGCAGGCGACGTTCAGCACCTGTTTCGGCGCACCCTTCATGGCGCTGCACCCGACGGTGTATGCCAAAATGCTGGGCGAGAAAATCGCGAAACACCAGGTCAATTGCTGGCTGGTGAACACCGGCTGGACCGGCGGGCCGTTTGGCACCGGCACGCGCATGAAGATTGCCTACACGCGCGCGATGGTGTCGGCGGCGCTCGACGGCCGGCTGGCGCCAGTGCCCACCGAACCGGATCCGATTTTTGGTCTGCAAATTCCCGCTTCCTGTCCCGA
- a CDS encoding NAD(P) transhydrogenase subunit alpha produces MSETLIVSIYVFVLATFVGVEVISKVPPLLHTPLMSGSNAISGITLVGSLIAAGEGHGGLSVFLGMFAVIMAAINVVGGFLVTDRMLKMFKKDQPKRAD; encoded by the coding sequence ATGAGTGAAACCCTGATTGTTTCGATTTATGTTTTCGTGCTCGCCACGTTCGTGGGCGTGGAGGTGATCAGCAAAGTGCCGCCGTTGCTGCACACGCCGCTGATGTCAGGCTCCAACGCCATTTCCGGCATCACGCTGGTGGGCTCGTTGATCGCGGCCGGCGAAGGCCATGGCGGACTGAGCGTCTTCCTGGGCATGTTTGCCGTGATCATGGCGGCCATCAACGTCGTCGGCGGTTTTCTGGTGACCGACCGCATGCTGAAGATGTTCAAAAAAGACCAACCGAAGCGCGCAGACTAA
- a CDS encoding T9SS type A sorting domain-containing protein — MRYFLLFSLPALLLFGSAAELAAQQFAGPPRQLVSLHLHALPPAKLQQLLGAGYDLAEVDPASGTCDLIVSPAELEEIARLGIAHEVRIANLEAHAQALRASDYLDHFFDYERTLVELQIAQASHPELVQLIDIGDSWEKTQNAAERDIWAVKISDHVQRDEDEPEVLIMGLHHAREIITPAIVLDYMNLLLAGYGQDPSLTYLVNNRQIWLIPIVNPDGLEYVFNNDLWWRKNRRRNDNGSFGIDLNRNYGYNWGHDNIGSSPNPGSSTYRGTAPFSEPETAALRDFVLTRRFRTSLSYHSYGRLMIYPWGYAVEKTPDHNSFVALADSNIAYNEYLPGLGIETVGYFVNGDSDDWLYGEQTLKPKIFALTPEVGTQFHPDTTEIDQLIRENRGPNLFMTYVAGEEPVIAHQPLPDPASSPGPFEIIARVLPPIVLTQPVALAENSFQLHYNTTGVPPFASAALTPTGNENEYHAFVPNLGSDLTVYYFISAADDSGRVGHAPRAASEGEYFTFRVGRATGISHAAPALPAVFVLDQNQPNPVQQKTAIAFALPAGFTGGMQLAIYNALGQQVKVLASGSRLPGHHRVQWDGRDQAGRLLPTGIYFYKLQAGAFVQVKKLLLVR; from the coding sequence ATGCGATATTTCCTCCTGTTTAGTCTGCCCGCCCTTTTGCTGTTTGGCAGTGCCGCCGAGTTGGCCGCGCAACAATTCGCCGGGCCGCCACGGCAACTGGTGAGCCTCCACCTGCACGCGCTGCCGCCGGCAAAGCTGCAGCAACTGCTGGGCGCCGGCTATGATTTGGCAGAGGTGGATCCCGCCAGTGGAACGTGCGATCTCATTGTCAGTCCGGCGGAACTGGAGGAAATCGCGCGGCTCGGTATCGCTCACGAAGTCAGAATTGCCAATCTCGAAGCCCACGCCCAGGCGTTGCGCGCGAGCGATTACCTCGACCATTTCTTCGACTATGAACGCACACTCGTCGAATTGCAGATTGCGCAGGCCAGCCACCCGGAGCTGGTGCAATTGATCGACATTGGCGACAGTTGGGAGAAGACCCAAAACGCGGCCGAGCGCGACATTTGGGCGGTGAAAATTTCCGACCATGTCCAGCGCGATGAAGATGAACCGGAAGTGTTGATCATGGGATTGCATCACGCCCGCGAAATCATCACGCCCGCCATCGTGCTCGACTACATGAACCTGCTGCTCGCGGGCTACGGCCAGGATCCCTCTCTCACCTACCTGGTGAACAATCGCCAAATCTGGCTGATCCCGATCGTCAATCCCGACGGCTTGGAATATGTATTCAACAATGATCTTTGGTGGCGCAAGAACCGCCGCCGCAACGACAACGGCAGCTTCGGCATCGATTTGAATCGCAATTATGGATACAATTGGGGTCACGACAATATCGGCTCGAGCCCGAATCCCGGCAGCAGCACGTATCGCGGCACCGCGCCCTTTTCCGAGCCGGAGACCGCGGCCCTGCGCGATTTCGTGCTCACGCGCCGGTTTCGGACTTCGCTCTCCTACCATTCCTATGGCCGGCTCATGATCTATCCCTGGGGCTATGCGGTGGAAAAAACGCCGGATCACAACAGCTTCGTCGCACTTGCTGACAGCAATATCGCATACAATGAATATCTGCCCGGCCTCGGCATCGAGACCGTCGGCTACTTTGTGAATGGCGATTCAGATGACTGGCTCTATGGGGAGCAGACGCTCAAGCCCAAGATCTTCGCCCTGACGCCGGAGGTGGGCACGCAATTCCATCCGGACACGACTGAGATTGATCAGCTCATTCGGGAGAATCGCGGACCCAATCTCTTCATGACGTATGTCGCCGGCGAGGAACCGGTGATCGCGCACCAACCTCTGCCTGACCCCGCAAGCAGCCCGGGCCCCTTCGAGATCATCGCGCGCGTGCTGCCCCCGATCGTGCTCACGCAGCCGGTGGCGCTCGCGGAAAACTCGTTTCAGTTGCATTACAACACCACCGGCGTGCCGCCCTTTGCAAGCGCGGCCCTGACTCCCACCGGCAATGAGAACGAATACCATGCCTTCGTCCCGAATTTGGGCAGTGATCTGACGGTCTATTATTTCATTTCCGCTGCGGATGACAGCGGCCGTGTCGGCCATGCCCCGCGTGCCGCGAGTGAGGGAGAGTATTTTACTTTTCGCGTCGGCCGCGCCACCGGCATCAGTCACGCCGCGCCGGCTCTGCCTGCAGTTTTCGTGCTGGACCAGAATCAACCCAATCCCGTGCAGCAGAAAACTGCAATTGCGTTTGCCCTGCCTGCCGGTTTCACCGGCGGCATGCAACTGGCGATCTATAACGCCCTCGGCCAGCAAGTAAAAGTGCTGGCCAGCGGCTCGCGCTTGCCTGGCCACCACCGTGTGCAGTGGGATGGCCGTGACCAAGCCGGCCGGCTGCTGCCCACGGGCATTTATTTTTACAAACTGCAGGCCGGCGCATTCGTGCAAGTGAAGAAGCTCTTGCTGGTGCGCTAG
- a CDS encoding acyl-CoA thioesterase, which produces MNLSAHNPQQVPDTPRQHGRFRVQEFVRWGDIDQAGIICYGAYVRFFEIAETEFFRAIGLPYSILFDRFDFWLPRVQLHFEFHRPALLDDLLAVETWVGRVGRTSLRFEFCVRNLGGEITAEGYEIVVAINRRSFQPIGVPEELLAALAPYRADLGT; this is translated from the coding sequence ATGAATCTGAGCGCCCACAACCCGCAGCAAGTTCCGGATACGCCACGGCAGCACGGGCGTTTTCGCGTGCAAGAATTCGTGCGCTGGGGCGATATCGATCAGGCCGGCATCATCTGCTACGGCGCGTATGTTCGCTTTTTCGAGATCGCCGAAACCGAGTTCTTTCGTGCGATTGGCCTGCCTTATTCCATCCTGTTTGACCGCTTTGATTTCTGGCTGCCGCGGGTCCAACTGCATTTCGAGTTTCACCGCCCGGCCCTGCTCGATGACTTGCTCGCAGTCGAGACCTGGGTCGGGCGGGTTGGCCGCACTTCCCTCCGTTTCGAGTTCTGCGTTCGCAACCTCGGCGGTGAAATCACGGCCGAAGGCTACGAAATCGTCGTAGCCATCAACCGCCGGAGTTTTCAGCCGATCGGCGTTCCGGAGGAACTGCTGGCAGCGCTGGCGCCCTATCGTGCTGACCTGGGCACCTGA
- a CDS encoding Re/Si-specific NAD(P)(+) transhydrogenase subunit alpha yields MKIGIPKEVYASETRVALIPALIGPLKKKQHEVLVEAGAGVAASFSDDQFQAAGATIVAGAVELYRASQVILKVQPPQKHPEAGKHEVELMAKGAALIAFLDPLTQPATIALLAERGVTSFAMEYIPRITRAQSMDALSSMATVAGYKAVLIAAHHLGKFFPLLMTAAGTIPPATVLILGAGVAGLQAIATARRLGAKVEAFDPRPAVKEQVMSLGAHFVEMEVPKDVETAGGYAREQSEEFLRQEREAIAARLPKVDAVITTAQVFGKRAPLLLTDEMVKRMRPGSVIIDLAAGQGGNCTLTRPRETVVQNGVTIFGTVNLAATVPVHASQMYAKNITNLFLHLYQAADGTLNFQDEITQGACLTHQGAIVNEQVKQAVTSGGSKR; encoded by the coding sequence TTGAAGATCGGAATCCCCAAAGAGGTTTATGCAAGCGAGACCCGCGTTGCGCTGATCCCCGCCCTGATCGGACCACTGAAAAAGAAGCAGCATGAAGTTTTGGTCGAGGCCGGCGCCGGTGTCGCGGCCTCGTTTTCGGATGATCAGTTCCAGGCCGCCGGCGCGACCATCGTGGCGGGCGCGGTGGAGTTGTATCGCGCCAGCCAGGTGATTCTCAAGGTGCAGCCGCCGCAAAAGCATCCGGAGGCCGGCAAGCATGAAGTTGAGCTGATGGCCAAGGGCGCGGCCTTGATCGCGTTCCTGGATCCGCTCACGCAGCCTGCAACCATCGCGCTGCTCGCCGAGCGCGGCGTGACGAGCTTTGCCATGGAATACATTCCGCGCATCACGCGGGCGCAGAGCATGGATGCGTTGAGCTCGATGGCAACGGTGGCGGGCTACAAAGCCGTGCTGATCGCGGCGCACCATCTCGGCAAGTTCTTCCCGTTGTTGATGACGGCGGCGGGCACCATCCCGCCGGCGACGGTGTTGATTTTGGGCGCGGGCGTGGCCGGCCTGCAGGCGATTGCCACGGCGCGGCGCTTGGGCGCAAAGGTCGAAGCCTTTGATCCGCGGCCGGCGGTGAAGGAACAAGTCATGAGCTTGGGCGCCCATTTTGTTGAAATGGAAGTGCCCAAGGATGTCGAAACCGCGGGCGGCTATGCCAGGGAACAGTCGGAGGAGTTTCTGCGCCAAGAGCGCGAAGCGATTGCCGCGCGGCTGCCCAAAGTCGATGCCGTCATCACGACGGCGCAGGTGTTTGGCAAGCGCGCGCCGCTGCTGCTCACCGACGAGATGGTCAAACGCATGCGTCCGGGCAGTGTGATCATCGATCTCGCCGCAGGACAGGGCGGCAATTGCACGCTCACCCGGCCGCGGGAAACGGTGGTGCAAAACGGTGTGACGATCTTCGGCACCGTCAATCTCGCGGCAACGGTGCCGGTGCACGCCAGTCAGATGTACGCCAAGAACATTACGAATCTCTTCCTGCATCTCTATCAGGCGGCCGATGGCACGCTCAATTTCCAAGACGAGATTACCCAGGGCGCATGCCTCACCCATCAGGGCGCCATCGTCAACGAGCAGGTGAAACAGGCGGTGACCAGCGGAGGAAGCAAAAGATGA
- a CDS encoding dienelactone hydrolase family protein has protein sequence MRASGVALATLVTLTSAALVYHRANTAVEMQRVSYKSGADTVQAVVTLPEGQGPFPAVIVIHEWWGLNNWVEANARKLAQQGYLTLAIDLYRGAIAESPEMAHELSRGLPEDRALRDLQAAFNYLSTRPDVERTRIATLGWCMGGSYSLQAAARIPDLAACVVFYGRLITDEELIAQINAPVLGIFGGKDKGIPVKTVRVFEKECNRLGKEVSIHVYPRAGHAFMNENNKDNYSEKDAADAWEKTIAFLADYLKK, from the coding sequence ATGAGAGCTTCTGGTGTTGCGCTGGCGACGCTCGTCACGCTGACCTCGGCGGCGCTGGTTTACCACCGCGCCAACACGGCAGTGGAGATGCAACGCGTTTCGTACAAAAGCGGAGCGGACACCGTGCAGGCGGTGGTGACCCTGCCGGAAGGCCAGGGCCCGTTTCCCGCGGTGATTGTCATTCATGAATGGTGGGGTTTGAACAATTGGGTGGAGGCAAACGCGAGGAAACTCGCGCAGCAGGGCTATCTCACGCTGGCCATTGATCTCTATCGTGGTGCTATCGCCGAATCGCCGGAGATGGCGCACGAGTTGAGCCGTGGTCTGCCGGAAGACCGCGCCCTACGTGACCTCCAGGCTGCCTTCAACTATCTCAGTACCCGCCCGGACGTCGAACGTACCCGCATTGCCACCCTCGGCTGGTGCATGGGTGGCAGTTATTCCCTCCAAGCTGCAGCCCGCATCCCCGACCTGGCCGCCTGTGTCGTCTTCTATGGCCGCTTGATTACCGATGAAGAGCTGATTGCGCAGATCAATGCGCCTGTGCTCGGCATCTTCGGCGGCAAAGACAAGGGCATTCCCGTCAAAACCGTGCGCGTCTTCGAAAAGGAGTGCAATCGGCTCGGCAAAGAGGTGAGTATTCACGTGTATCCTCGGGCGGGCCATGCGTTCATGAATGAGAACAACAAGGACAATTACAGCGAGAAAGACGCCGCCGACGCGTGGGAGAAAACCATTGCCTTCCTGGCGGATTATTTGAAGAAGTAG
- a CDS encoding NINE protein: MASVMQLLPELDGEEMVYVQGLLKDWEERPAQQFAAMYRARRKDPQLILLTTLLGFVGIAGVQRFILGHIGMGLLYIFTAGLCFIGTIVDLVNYGKLTFTHNAQVARQVDAMIKASS, translated from the coding sequence ATGGCCAGTGTCATGCAGTTGCTGCCTGAGCTTGACGGCGAGGAAATGGTGTATGTGCAGGGCTTGTTGAAAGATTGGGAGGAAAGGCCGGCCCAACAATTCGCCGCGATGTATCGCGCGCGCCGGAAGGATCCCCAGCTCATTTTGCTGACCACGCTGCTCGGTTTTGTGGGCATTGCCGGCGTCCAACGCTTCATTCTCGGTCACATCGGCATGGGCTTGCTTTACATTTTCACCGCCGGACTTTGTTTCATCGGCACCATCGTCGATTTGGTGAATTACGGGAAGTTGACGTTCACGCATAACGCGCAGGTTGCGCGCCAAGTCGACGCCATGATCAAAGCGTCGAGCTGA